A DNA window from Nitrospirota bacterium contains the following coding sequences:
- a CDS encoding polyprenyl synthetase family protein — protein MKGDKLLDAHNVFDRYEKDLKQVESNLTDIFKSDAVLIPVIGQHIIGGGGKRLRPLFLILAAAITGYIGDKGYIFASVIEAIHTASLLHDDVVDGAAVRRGKTTSHSIWGNHVVILVGDYLYANSLRIAVEQHDPHIVEAIAQAATKMTEGEILQLQKIADPSVTEQDYINIVERKTGSLFSASCRIGALLGGSSVEKVEALTSFGLKCGIVFQMCDDILDFQADESLLGKRLGKDLIEGKITLPLIYLLKYAAEAERNEVTDIIKSIDEGKTEDAVAGDMKRIISLLKSYDIIEKTYKRAEEIVCEAKAGLNLFDDSDEKEALMLIADYAMKRAT, from the coding sequence TTGAAAGGCGATAAATTATTGGATGCTCATAATGTATTTGACAGATATGAAAAAGATTTAAAACAAGTTGAGAGTAATCTTACTGATATTTTTAAAAGTGATGCCGTTTTAATTCCTGTCATAGGGCAGCATATAATTGGTGGTGGCGGGAAACGCTTAAGACCGCTGTTTTTGATATTAGCTGCAGCCATTACCGGATACATTGGTGATAAGGGCTACATATTTGCCAGCGTAATAGAGGCAATTCATACGGCCTCACTACTGCATGACGATGTGGTGGATGGCGCTGCCGTGCGGCGCGGCAAGACCACTTCACACTCTATATGGGGAAATCATGTCGTGATTTTGGTTGGTGATTATCTCTATGCCAACTCCCTTAGAATAGCAGTTGAACAGCATGATCCGCATATAGTTGAGGCAATAGCTCAGGCTGCTACAAAAATGACTGAGGGTGAAATCCTGCAGTTGCAAAAAATAGCTGACCCATCTGTCACTGAACAGGATTACATTAACATAGTGGAAAGGAAGACCGGTTCGCTGTTTTCAGCATCGTGCCGGATTGGGGCGCTGCTTGGCGGCTCATCCGTGGAGAAAGTGGAAGCTCTTACTTCTTTTGGCCTTAAGTGCGGGATAGTGTTTCAGATGTGTGACGATATTTTGGACTTTCAGGCCGATGAAAGTCTTTTAGGAAAGCGGCTTGGAAAGGATCTTATAGAAGGGAAAATCACGCTCCCTTTGATATATCTTCTAAAATATGCTGCAGAAGCTGAGAGGAATGAAGTAACAGACATAATAAAATCCATAGACGAGGGCAAAACAGAAGATGCCGTTGCAGGAGATATGAAAAGAATCATTTCACTGTTAAAGAGTTATGACATAATCGAAAAAACATACAAAAGAGCTGAGGAAATCGTGTGTGAGGCTAAGGCCGGGCTTAATTTGTTCGATGATTCAGATGAAAAAGAAGCTCTTATGTTAATTGCCGATTATGCTATGAAGAGGGCAACCTAA
- the amrA gene encoding AmmeMemoRadiSam system protein A encodes MHALVKLAKNAISEYIKNKIVISPPEDMAPEMRGRAGVFVSLKKGGQLRGCIGTFSPIRENVAMEIIRNALSAATEDPRFSPVRSDELEEIKYSVDVLTAPEKVNDISELNPAKYGVIVGYGNRRGLLLPDLEGVDTVDEQLRITKMKAGIDPLETDVEIYKFEVRRYF; translated from the coding sequence GTGCATGCGCTTGTAAAGTTAGCTAAAAACGCTATTTCTGAATACATTAAAAATAAAATTGTAATATCGCCTCCTGAGGATATGGCTCCTGAGATGAGAGGACGGGCAGGGGTTTTTGTATCACTGAAGAAGGGCGGGCAGTTAAGAGGCTGTATAGGAACGTTTTCCCCGATTCGTGAGAACGTTGCAATGGAAATAATCCGAAATGCCTTATCAGCAGCCACAGAGGATCCACGTTTCAGTCCGGTGCGCTCCGATGAACTGGAGGAAATAAAGTATTCAGTTGATGTTCTTACCGCTCCTGAGAAGGTAAATGACATCTCAGAGCTAAACCCTGCAAAATACGGCGTTATTGTAGGATATGGCAACAGACGAGGGTTGCTCTTACCAGACCTTGAGGGTGTTGACACAGTGGATGAGCAACTGAGGATTACCAAAATGAAGGCCGGAATTGATCCGCTTGAAACAGACGTGGAAATCTATAAGTTT